In one Nocardioides sp. NBC_00368 genomic region, the following are encoded:
- a CDS encoding AAA family ATPase produces the protein MDFDQPPVVRVEADPAREPLLPGEWPLTVPAVAQVVEKGLDLGAGITFLVGENGSGKSTIVEAVAAAYGLNPEGGSRNTNHSTRASESPLSDVLRLQRGLGSARWGFFLRAETMHGWYTYMEDLGASPAGEPVFHEMSHGESFLAVLRNRFDTPGFYCLDEPEAALSFMSTMGLIATLDEVVRDGGQVLCATHSPVLAAMPSATILEVGDWGLRETTWEDLELVRHWRSYLDDPRRYLRHILD, from the coding sequence ATGGACTTCGACCAGCCTCCCGTCGTACGCGTCGAGGCGGATCCCGCGCGTGAGCCGCTGCTCCCGGGCGAGTGGCCGCTGACCGTTCCGGCCGTCGCCCAGGTCGTCGAGAAGGGGCTCGATCTCGGCGCCGGTATCACGTTCCTGGTCGGGGAGAACGGCTCGGGGAAGTCGACGATCGTGGAGGCGGTCGCCGCGGCGTACGGTCTCAATCCCGAGGGCGGCTCTCGCAACACCAACCACTCGACGCGGGCATCGGAGTCACCGCTGAGCGACGTCCTCCGCCTCCAGCGCGGCCTGGGCTCCGCGCGCTGGGGCTTCTTCCTCCGCGCCGAGACGATGCACGGCTGGTACACCTACATGGAAGATCTGGGTGCCTCACCGGCGGGCGAGCCCGTGTTCCACGAGATGAGCCACGGCGAGTCCTTCCTCGCGGTGCTGCGCAACCGCTTCGACACGCCCGGCTTCTACTGTCTCGACGAGCCGGAGGCGGCGCTGTCGTTCATGTCCACGATGGGGTTGATCGCCACGCTCGACGAGGTGGTGCGCGACGGCGGGCAGGTGCTCTGCGCCACCCACTCGCCGGTGCTCGCCGCGATGCCCAGCGCCACCATCCTCGAGGTCGGCGACTGGGGCCTGCGCGAGACGACCTGGGAAGACCTCGAGCTCGTACGTCACTGGCGCAGCTACCTCGACGACCCGCGCCGCTACCTGCGCCACATCCTCGACTGA